One genomic region from Rhizobium rosettiformans encodes:
- a CDS encoding BMP family protein, with product MSREILISRRSIIASGLALSASTFIPTARAAAPIKVAGVHGSPVENAWNSVLHKALQDAAAEGAIEYVFSEGVSGTDYPRAMREYAEQGAKLVIGETFPVEKQAREVAVDYPETAFVMGSSGQQSGDNFGVFGTWNFDGAYLAGMLAGKMTKSNVVGSVGAMPIPEVNMLINAFAAGVKAVNPDAKHLVTFIGTFFDPPKAREAGLAQIDAGADILFGERIGTADAAKERGIKSIGSLVDYTPRYPETVFANALWNFRPILNAAIADVAAGKPTGRDYTAYGLMKEGGSDILYVKGTAPADAEAAMEAKRAEIKAGTFEVPKVMDEPK from the coding sequence ATGTCCAGAGAGATCCTGATCTCCCGGCGCAGCATTATTGCGTCGGGTCTTGCCCTGAGTGCCTCGACTTTCATTCCCACAGCGCGTGCCGCAGCACCGATCAAAGTGGCCGGTGTTCACGGTTCGCCCGTTGAAAATGCTTGGAATTCCGTCCTCCACAAAGCGCTTCAAGATGCTGCGGCCGAAGGGGCGATCGAATATGTCTTCTCCGAAGGCGTGTCCGGCACCGACTATCCGCGCGCCATGCGCGAATATGCCGAGCAGGGCGCCAAGTTGGTCATCGGCGAAACTTTCCCGGTCGAGAAACAGGCCCGCGAAGTGGCGGTTGACTATCCCGAGACGGCCTTCGTCATGGGATCAAGCGGCCAGCAGTCGGGGGATAATTTCGGCGTCTTCGGCACCTGGAACTTCGACGGCGCTTACCTCGCCGGCATGTTGGCGGGCAAGATGACCAAGTCCAACGTCGTCGGCTCGGTCGGCGCTATGCCGATCCCGGAAGTCAATATGCTGATCAATGCCTTCGCCGCCGGCGTCAAGGCAGTCAATCCGGATGCCAAGCATCTCGTGACCTTCATCGGCACCTTTTTCGACCCGCCAAAGGCGCGCGAGGCTGGCCTTGCCCAGATCGACGCCGGCGCCGACATCCTCTTCGGCGAGCGCATTGGCACGGCTGATGCCGCCAAGGAGCGTGGCATCAAGTCGATCGGCTCGCTGGTCGATTACACCCCGCGCTATCCGGAAACCGTCTTCGCCAACGCCCTTTGGAACTTCCGCCCGATCCTCAACGCCGCAATCGCCGATGTTGCCGCCGGCAAGCCGACAGGTCGCGACTATACCGCCTATGGCCTGATGAAGGAAGGCGGCAGTGACATCCTCTACGTCAAGGGTACGGCTCCGGCCGATGCCGAAGCGGCGATGGAGGCCAAGCGTGCCGAGATCAAAGCCGGCACATTCGAAGTTCCGAAAGTGATGGACGAGCCGAAGTAA
- a CDS encoding sugar-binding transcriptional regulator → MPIRASDQIIHKAAWLYYTHGLRQDEVAQRLEISRASVAMYLRRAREMGIVTITTSSELFSDDVLARELEDATGLTTVWIVPEDRQAMDPAAEMPVVAASVFLELINKGERVGVAWGRTVYHIADVMPFADLRGVTVVQLCGNLGAPYSYRPDQCTTEIARRLNAEGINFYAPLVLSSERLADELRGEPVIQEQLAAISDCQLALYSVGGIEADSHLVKCGALSAQGMHEMGELGAAGVIAGQLIDQDGRWMDCAHNRRCISADLDSIRAIRKRMLVVQEDNKFEPLIAALKGGFASHLVVTTSMARRVLQHWSHEGLGKVGSGKA, encoded by the coding sequence ATGCCGATCCGCGCCTCCGACCAAATCATTCACAAGGCCGCCTGGCTCTACTACACACATGGGCTTCGTCAGGACGAAGTGGCGCAAAGGCTCGAGATCTCCAGAGCTTCGGTCGCCATGTATCTTCGCAGAGCGCGCGAGATGGGCATCGTCACGATCACCACCTCCTCGGAGCTGTTTTCCGATGACGTCCTGGCACGCGAACTTGAGGACGCAACGGGTCTGACGACCGTCTGGATCGTGCCGGAAGACCGCCAAGCGATGGATCCGGCGGCCGAGATGCCTGTCGTGGCCGCGTCCGTCTTTCTGGAGCTGATAAACAAGGGTGAGAGGGTAGGCGTGGCCTGGGGCCGCACCGTCTACCACATCGCCGACGTCATGCCATTTGCTGACTTGCGCGGAGTCACTGTTGTTCAGCTCTGCGGCAACTTGGGAGCCCCCTACTCCTATCGCCCAGATCAATGCACCACGGAAATTGCCCGACGACTTAACGCGGAAGGCATCAATTTTTACGCGCCGCTGGTGCTCTCCTCGGAACGGCTGGCCGATGAGTTACGCGGCGAGCCGGTCATCCAGGAGCAGCTTGCCGCTATTTCCGACTGCCAGTTGGCGCTCTATTCCGTCGGCGGCATCGAGGCTGACAGTCACCTCGTCAAATGCGGTGCCCTTTCGGCGCAAGGCATGCACGAAATGGGTGAACTGGGGGCAGCAGGCGTCATTGCCGGGCAGCTCATCGATCAGGACGGCCGCTGGATGGATTGCGCCCACAATCGGCGCTGCATCTCTGCGGATCTTGATTCCATCCGGGCGATCAGGAAGCGAATGCTCGTCGTCCAGGAAGACAACAAGTTCGAACCGTTGATTGCGGCATTGAAGGGTGGCTTTGCCTCGCATCTTGTCGTCACCACCTCGATGGCGCGAAGGGTTTTGCAACACTGGAGCCACGAAGGGCTCGGCAAGGTGGGTTCGGGCAAGGCTTGA
- a CDS encoding bifunctional aldolase/short-chain dehydrogenase translates to MENLWRDDEAERFVASYATKGVNRDLALRTYTTRLLGGEPRLVLHGGGNTSVKTEVTDLVGDTHAVLCVKGSGWDMGSIEPAGLPAVKLASLLKSRKLATLSDGNMVTLLRANLIDPGAPNPSVEALLHAFLPHKFIDHTHSTAILAIADQAESREMSRDLFGSKMGFVPYIMPGFALAKAAAEVFDQDPTVEGLILDKHGIFTFGDTAQEAYDRMIHYVTVAEDHVRNNGRNPFTPVSIPTELASVGDVAPLLRGAVAVSKGEGRYDRMVNVFRTSPQILEFVNAAEVADMAARGVSTPDLSIRIKTGPMVLPAPSRDDIPGYRAVIDERVAAFAAEYTEYFRSNDARDDVVRIMLDPMPRLTLVPGLGMFGHGRTFKDATIAADVGEMWIEAARDAESVGRFEPVSRPDLFDLEYWSLEQAKLAGTKPKPFTGQVAVVTGGAGAIGAAIVKAFAAEGAHVVALDLDGDKAAATARSAGNSAIGIACDITDPISVRAAFDTTVATFGGVDIVVSNAGAAWESPIATMDDALLRRSFELNFFAHQTVAQNAVRIMKAQQTGGVLLFNASKQAVNPGAKFGAYGLPKAATLFLSRQYALEHGADNIRVNAVNADRIRSGLLNDEMIANRAAARGLSVKEYMGGNLLGLEVTAEDVARAFVHHALAERTTADVTTVDGGNIAAAMR, encoded by the coding sequence ATGGAGAATCTCTGGCGCGATGACGAGGCCGAACGGTTCGTTGCAAGCTATGCCACGAAGGGCGTCAATCGCGACCTGGCGCTACGCACCTACACGACACGTCTTCTAGGGGGGGAGCCGCGGCTTGTCCTGCACGGCGGCGGAAACACGTCCGTCAAGACCGAGGTAACCGATCTCGTTGGCGACACCCATGCCGTCCTCTGCGTCAAAGGCAGTGGCTGGGACATGGGCAGTATCGAACCGGCGGGCTTGCCGGCCGTGAAGCTCGCTTCGCTCCTGAAGAGCCGCAAGCTGGCGACACTCTCCGACGGGAACATGGTGACGCTTCTGCGCGCGAACCTGATTGACCCGGGTGCCCCCAATCCATCCGTGGAAGCACTTCTACACGCCTTCCTGCCCCACAAGTTCATCGACCACACCCATTCGACGGCGATCCTTGCCATCGCCGACCAGGCAGAGAGCCGGGAAATGAGCCGCGATCTTTTCGGCAGCAAGATGGGTTTCGTGCCCTACATCATGCCGGGTTTTGCGCTTGCGAAGGCGGCGGCGGAGGTGTTCGACCAGGATCCCACAGTCGAGGGACTGATCCTCGACAAACACGGGATTTTCACCTTCGGCGACACGGCCCAAGAAGCCTATGACCGGATGATCCACTATGTCACGGTTGCCGAGGATCATGTCAGGAACAACGGTCGCAATCCGTTCACGCCGGTCAGTATCCCGACCGAACTCGCAAGTGTGGGCGATGTCGCCCCGCTCTTGCGCGGTGCCGTCGCCGTATCCAAAGGCGAAGGCCGCTACGACCGCATGGTCAACGTGTTCCGCACCTCGCCGCAGATCCTGGAATTCGTCAATGCGGCCGAGGTCGCCGACATGGCCGCCAGAGGTGTATCCACCCCAGACCTCTCGATCCGCATAAAGACCGGCCCGATGGTACTGCCAGCGCCTTCCAGGGACGACATCCCTGGTTATCGCGCTGTAATCGACGAGAGGGTTGCCGCCTTCGCTGCTGAATATACAGAGTATTTCCGCAGCAACGACGCCCGCGACGACGTCGTGCGCATCATGCTCGATCCCATGCCACGCCTGACGCTGGTACCGGGCCTTGGCATGTTCGGCCATGGCCGAACCTTCAAGGATGCAACAATCGCGGCGGATGTCGGCGAGATGTGGATCGAAGCAGCACGCGACGCAGAATCGGTGGGGCGGTTCGAGCCAGTGAGCAGGCCCGATCTTTTCGACCTGGAATACTGGTCGCTGGAACAGGCAAAGCTCGCCGGCACCAAGCCAAAACCCTTTACGGGCCAAGTCGCCGTAGTCACCGGTGGAGCCGGAGCCATCGGTGCAGCAATCGTCAAGGCATTTGCAGCCGAGGGCGCGCATGTCGTGGCCCTCGATCTCGACGGTGACAAGGCGGCGGCGACGGCCAGGTCCGCCGGGAACAGCGCGATTGGCATCGCCTGCGACATCACCGATCCTATCTCCGTGCGTGCCGCCTTCGACACGACGGTCGCCACCTTCGGGGGCGTCGACATCGTGGTATCGAATGCCGGTGCGGCATGGGAAAGCCCGATCGCCACCATGGATGATGCGCTGCTCCGCCGGAGCTTCGAACTGAACTTCTTCGCTCATCAGACGGTGGCACAGAATGCGGTGCGCATCATGAAGGCGCAACAGACCGGGGGTGTGCTTCTGTTCAATGCCTCCAAGCAGGCGGTCAATCCGGGAGCCAAATTCGGTGCATACGGCCTGCCGAAGGCCGCCACCCTCTTCCTGTCGCGCCAGTATGCACTGGAGCATGGAGCGGACAACATCCGGGTGAACGCCGTGAATGCGGATCGCATCCGCTCTGGTCTGCTCAACGACGAGATGATCGCCAACCGTGCTGCCGCCCGTGGCCTTTCCGTAAAGGAATACATGGGAGGCAACCTGCTCGGCCTGGAAGTCACGGCCGAGGATGTGGCACGGGCATTCGTACACCACGCACTCGCCGAACGCACGACCGCCGATGTCACCACTGTCGACGGCGGCAACATCGCAGCGGCGATGCGCTGA